Proteins co-encoded in one Prescottella sp. R16 genomic window:
- a CDS encoding RDD family protein, whose amino-acid sequence MNTPPRLDPEHRPAGIVTRGIAALIDIGVVLFLMGTIYMGLVFARLLFSPQEFRFPQAQFLQSATTFVGLSVAYLTVCWATNGRTVGAVAMGLRLVGSRGRLVRWPRCAARAILCVLFGFGLAWVIVDPRRRSLQDIVLRTSVVYDWKPDPQLVTGHE is encoded by the coding sequence GTGAACACGCCCCCACGGCTCGACCCCGAGCATCGGCCGGCCGGCATCGTCACCCGCGGGATCGCGGCCCTGATCGACATCGGGGTGGTGCTGTTCCTGATGGGGACCATCTACATGGGCCTCGTGTTCGCCCGACTGTTGTTCTCGCCGCAGGAGTTCCGTTTCCCGCAGGCCCAGTTCCTGCAGTCGGCCACGACGTTCGTCGGACTGTCCGTCGCCTATCTGACGGTGTGCTGGGCGACGAACGGGCGCACGGTCGGCGCGGTCGCGATGGGGCTGCGCCTGGTCGGCAGTCGTGGGCGTCTGGTGCGGTGGCCGCGGTGCGCGGCCCGCGCGATCCTGTGCGTGCTGTTCGGATTCGGGCTGGCCTGGGTGATCGTCGACCCGCGGCGGCGCTCCCTGCAGGACATCGTGCTGAGAACGTCCGTCGTCTACGACTGGAAACCGGATCCGCAACTGGTGACCGGCCACGAGTGA